In Gracilibacillus salitolerans, the sequence GATGAAACTAAGGGTCTCCAATCTCAAAAGCCTCTTCAGGATAAAGTATTAATTAAGCCTATAAATGAACAGCTTTTAAAAAATTCTTTATTTAAAAATCTCGATTTGGTGAAACAATGGATATATGTAGCTTGGCCATCTGAAGATCATTTTTTTGAAAAAGGATTTGGATATTGTGTAGTTGAAGACGATACTATAGCTAGTTGGTGCTTATCATTGTTTGCGACAAATAATCAGTTTGAATTAGGGTTAATGACCGATGAAGCTTATCGAAAAAAAGGCTACGCTAAAGCTGTAGCTTTATCATGTGTGAACTTTTGTGTAGATCATAATAAAAAGCCTGTTTGGAACTGTGATGATGAAAACACAAGCTCCATTCTGATTGCTGAATCAGTTGGATTAAAAAAAGTATTAAATTATAATGTGTTACAAATTAAAGCATAACGTTAAAATGTTCCTATTCATATCTTAATTGGTTACGTTAAACGATCCTAAACGAATTCGCCTCTTATTGCACGCTAACTGGAGGGGAAGAGAAAATATTCAAATGGTTTTTGTATAAAATTTCATACTTTCTTCAATGAAAAGAATTCATTTTGATTAAAATCTTTCAAAATGGATTCTTTTCATTTACCTACCTCTAGAAATACAAGCATTTACTAGGAGATCTTATTGCTTTTTAAATGAGTAAAATTGTACTGTTTAACTCC encodes:
- a CDS encoding GNAT family N-acetyltransferase is translated as MFLLPTSQYFKVKPMFKSFNHQIIIHSVLEGNTIGDIFVDDINDPKSVVLYGINFEVLVAGEPQNKNFNKNLHQLIINKFLPNIRKKGLPIINLYYDSEQWKQVLEQEIIDQMEAATVKKRFYTLDETKGLQSQKPLQDKVLIKPINEQLLKNSLFKNLDLVKQWIYVAWPSEDHFFEKGFGYCVVEDDTIASWCLSLFATNNQFELGLMTDEAYRKKGYAKAVALSCVNFCVDHNKKPVWNCDDENTSSILIAESVGLKKVLNYNVLQIKA